The following proteins are co-located in the Paenibacillus sp. FSL H8-0079 genome:
- a CDS encoding DapH/DapD/GlmU-related protein yields the protein MGKRLNIIGKPWGTQLTVVKGARLTIGDDVMINAGVGIAANVEVTIGNNVMIGPRTSIFDSAYHRIDSLDDGSQTAKRIVIQDNAWIGTGALILPGVTIGRNAVVAAGSTVTKDVPKNTLVAGAPAKIIRELTIHDGWVRH from the coding sequence GTGGGAAAACGGCTTAACATCATAGGCAAACCGTGGGGAACTCAGTTAACCGTGGTCAAAGGCGCGCGATTAACCATTGGCGATGACGTCATGATTAATGCAGGTGTAGGGATTGCGGCTAACGTTGAAGTGACCATCGGAAATAACGTCATGATTGGTCCTCGAACAAGCATATTCGACAGTGCCTATCACCGGATTGATTCGCTGGATGACGGGAGCCAGACTGCCAAGCGGATTGTGATCCAAGATAATGCCTGGATTGGTACAGGCGCGCTTATTTTGCCCGGAGTGACCATTGGCAGAAATGCAGTCGTGGCTGCAGGAAGCACGGTAACCAAAGACGTACCCAAGAATACACTTGTAGCCGGAGCGCCAGCCAAAATCATTCGGGAGTTGACCATTCATGATGGATGGGTCAGACATTAG
- a CDS encoding PAS domain S-box protein: MDVNKTETLKRIISEGSSYQSLFFNHPDAIYVMDIHGNYIDANPSVERMSGHTLDDLIRMSRNQICPPDSENSRKGYIKEVLAGRSVSNSITFYHKDGSLKQAQITYVPITEGEEVVGIYGIAKDVTDILKVERELREAQEKYQVLADHAQDLITTCATDGELLYVSPSVYTLLGYKPEEVTGKSFKDYCYPGDYPDPMELSEIGNGCKMRVLHKKGHYIWMETLAKPVAGERGKTTQIVSISRDITQHKDADRRLRESRQRYRSLFEHNPAAVYSLNMQGQYSAVNSKLMQMLDVSRNKLIGKSFLSNLDKREVQYGQTSFEMVKQGEPQYYETRIVNSSGRKIEVSVTNVPIIVDKEVVGVYGIVSDITERKEYTERIQELSKQHELILNTVTEGIYGLDADGITMFMNPAAASMFGYEAKEFIGKNSHPIIHHTRADGSHFPKEECPIHMTVLDGQRRTIKEDVFWRKDGSSFLVQYQVTPIIEQGQIQGAVVVFNDVTGEREIVRAKETAELAAQAKSEFLSMVSHEIRTPMNGIVGMTELLIGTDLSEEQREYAEIIQDSGDALLNILNDILDFSKLESGKMSLSYEPFALRKMLEQVAELFKPRADEKHLEIRYRLNPSIPEFMVGDSIRIRQILVNLVGNALKFTDRGSIDVTVDIIKGRKPEDSVLDFAVQDTGIGIPADKLDQLFQSFSQLHPVINRKYGGTGLGLVISKRLVEIMGGSISVESIEGEGSTFRFAVPATSVDASAEQTASQFHHDRTRQSDKVAMRILVAEDHPVNRKILREYLEKLGYQADVCTNGVEAIDAISQNAYDIVLMDIHMPVMDGLKATDLLHRLIPQDRIPPIIAVTGNAKREDKEACLEMGMRDFISKPVMLSELKRVLQQWGPRDEPQLAPN, translated from the coding sequence TTGGATGTTAATAAAACGGAAACCCTGAAGCGCATTATTTCTGAGGGAAGTTCTTACCAATCACTGTTTTTTAACCATCCGGATGCCATATATGTAATGGACATCCATGGAAACTATATTGATGCTAATCCCTCAGTAGAGCGGATGTCAGGGCATACACTGGATGACTTGATTCGTATGAGTCGAAATCAGATCTGTCCTCCGGACAGTGAAAATTCACGCAAAGGATATATTAAAGAGGTACTGGCTGGACGTTCAGTCAGTAATTCCATTACTTTTTATCATAAAGATGGTTCCCTGAAACAGGCACAGATAACGTATGTGCCCATCACAGAGGGGGAAGAAGTTGTAGGTATCTACGGCATTGCCAAAGATGTTACCGATATCTTGAAAGTGGAACGCGAGCTTCGGGAGGCGCAGGAGAAATATCAGGTACTCGCTGACCATGCGCAAGATCTAATTACGACCTGTGCTACAGATGGTGAGTTGTTATACGTTTCACCTTCCGTGTACACCTTGCTGGGTTATAAGCCGGAAGAAGTTACAGGAAAGTCCTTCAAGGATTATTGTTATCCGGGAGATTATCCTGATCCGATGGAGCTTTCCGAGATTGGTAATGGCTGCAAGATGCGTGTGTTACACAAAAAAGGACATTATATCTGGATGGAGACATTGGCGAAGCCTGTGGCTGGAGAGCGGGGCAAGACAACCCAGATTGTTAGCATCAGCAGGGATATTACTCAGCATAAGGATGCGGACAGACGTCTTCGAGAAAGTCGTCAGCGATACAGATCGCTGTTCGAACATAATCCGGCAGCCGTGTATTCATTGAATATGCAGGGCCAATATAGTGCGGTGAACAGCAAGCTGATGCAGATGCTGGATGTTTCACGCAATAAGCTTATTGGCAAATCGTTTTTATCCAATCTGGATAAACGCGAAGTGCAATACGGCCAAACGAGTTTTGAAATGGTGAAGCAGGGCGAACCGCAATATTATGAGACCCGGATCGTCAATTCAAGTGGTCGGAAGATCGAAGTATCTGTTACGAATGTGCCTATTATTGTGGATAAAGAAGTGGTAGGTGTCTATGGAATCGTGTCCGATATTACCGAGCGTAAGGAATATACGGAGCGAATTCAGGAGCTTAGCAAGCAACATGAGCTGATTCTTAACACCGTTACGGAAGGGATATATGGATTGGATGCGGATGGAATCACCATGTTTATGAATCCTGCAGCAGCTTCGATGTTCGGTTATGAAGCGAAAGAATTCATCGGCAAAAACTCACATCCCATTATCCATCATACCCGTGCAGACGGAAGTCATTTTCCAAAAGAAGAGTGCCCAATCCACATGACCGTGTTGGATGGACAGAGACGCACAATCAAGGAAGATGTGTTTTGGCGTAAAGATGGCAGCAGCTTTCTGGTGCAGTATCAAGTGACGCCGATTATTGAACAGGGACAGATTCAGGGCGCGGTTGTCGTGTTCAATGATGTGACTGGCGAACGTGAGATTGTACGTGCCAAAGAGACAGCTGAGCTGGCAGCTCAGGCCAAGTCCGAGTTCCTGTCGATGGTCAGCCATGAGATCCGTACACCAATGAACGGGATCGTGGGCATGACCGAGTTGTTGATCGGTACCGATTTATCGGAGGAACAGCGAGAATATGCCGAGATTATTCAAGATAGCGGCGATGCTCTGCTGAACATCCTTAATGATATTTTGGACTTCAGTAAGCTGGAATCCGGGAAAATGTCGCTATCCTATGAGCCGTTCGCATTACGCAAGATGCTGGAACAGGTTGCCGAACTGTTTAAACCTCGTGCAGATGAGAAACATCTGGAGATCAGATATCGTCTCAATCCAAGTATTCCTGAGTTCATGGTAGGCGACTCCATACGTATCCGGCAGATTCTGGTGAACCTGGTTGGCAATGCGCTCAAGTTCACAGACCGGGGAAGCATTGATGTCACGGTAGATATCATCAAGGGCAGAAAGCCTGAAGACAGCGTTCTTGATTTTGCGGTACAGGATACGGGAATCGGCATCCCGGCTGACAAGCTGGATCAGTTGTTCCAGTCCTTCTCTCAGCTGCATCCGGTAATTAACCGGAAGTATGGTGGTACTGGCCTGGGCCTGGTCATCTCCAAGCGACTCGTGGAGATTATGGGAGGCAGTATTAGTGTCGAGAGTATAGAAGGGGAAGGTTCGACCTTCCGGTTTGCTGTTCCTGCGACGAGTGTAGATGCTTCAGCGGAACAGACGGCAAGTCAGTTCCATCATGATCGCACACGTCAAAGTGACAAGGTCGCCATGCGTATTCTGGTGGCGGAGGATCATCCGGTGAACCGGAAGATTCTGCGAGAATATCTGGAGAAGCTCGGATACCAGGCAGATGTATGTACCAATGGTGTGGAAGCAATCGATGCCATCTCTCAGAATGCTTATGATATTGTTCTGATGGACATTCATATGCCTGTGATGGATGGACTGAAGGCGACAGACCTTTTACACCGCCTAATTCCACAGGATCGCATACCGCCCATCATTGCAGTTACAGGCAATGCCAAACGTGAAGACAAGGAAGCTTGTCTGGAGATGGGTATGCGTGACTTTATTAGCAAACCGGTTATGCTGAGTGAGTTGAAGCGAGTGTTACAGCAATGGGGACCAAGGGACGAACCTCAGCTTGCACCGAATTGA
- a CDS encoding L-lactate dehydrogenase, with protein sequence MLGKSGKVAVIGAGLVGSSCAYSMINQSICREIMMVDRTYDRAVAQALDFSHCMDFTHNRTKVYAGTYADCGNMDVIILTAGVNPKPGQTRLDILEEAESIAKDIVVPIMNSGFNGIFVVAANPVDIVTYMVWKLSGLPREHVIGTGTSIDSSRLKTLLSEVFSIDPRSVHGYALGEHGESQFVAWSHVTIGGKPILHIMDQHKERFKHLDLDDIARKTKDAGWEIFTRKGSTQFGIGNALAHITRSILNDEHKIIAVSAILDGEYEQHNVCVGVPAIIGGNGIQEIIELNLDATEREKFNNSCEILSGNINRLTLA encoded by the coding sequence GTGTTAGGCAAATCAGGTAAAGTAGCGGTGATCGGGGCGGGTCTTGTCGGTTCGAGTTGTGCGTATTCCATGATTAATCAATCGATATGCAGGGAAATTATGATGGTGGACCGGACGTATGACCGTGCTGTAGCACAGGCACTGGATTTTTCCCATTGTATGGACTTCACACATAACCGCACCAAAGTATATGCAGGAACGTATGCCGATTGCGGCAATATGGATGTGATTATCTTAACCGCTGGGGTGAATCCCAAGCCAGGACAGACACGGCTGGATATTCTGGAAGAAGCGGAGTCCATTGCCAAAGACATCGTGGTTCCCATCATGAACAGTGGATTTAACGGGATTTTTGTCGTCGCTGCCAATCCGGTTGACATAGTAACTTATATGGTATGGAAATTATCCGGCCTACCGCGCGAACACGTCATCGGTACAGGCACGTCCATTGACTCTTCACGACTCAAAACGCTGCTATCTGAAGTCTTCTCCATCGATCCACGCAGTGTGCATGGTTATGCTCTCGGGGAGCATGGAGAATCCCAGTTCGTGGCTTGGTCGCATGTGACCATTGGTGGCAAACCGATTTTGCATATTATGGATCAACACAAGGAGCGTTTCAAACATCTGGATCTGGACGATATCGCACGCAAAACGAAAGATGCCGGATGGGAGATCTTTACCCGTAAAGGCTCCACCCAATTCGGAATCGGCAACGCTCTGGCGCACATCACGCGTTCCATCCTCAATGACGAACATAAAATTATCGCCGTATCGGCTATCCTGGACGGAGAGTATGAGCAGCATAACGTCTGCGTCGGTGTTCCCGCAATCATCGGTGGTAATGGCATTCAAGAGATTATCGAATTGAATCTGGATGCAACGGAACGTGAGAAATTCAACAATTCCTGTGAAATCCTATCAGGTAACATCAATCGTCTGACACTGGCATAA
- a CDS encoding protein kinase — MKTGNGLLDIELVREHREAGVGGSVELRRSWQRLLGLWTDRSRREGTAIAERYTIQELLGMGSYGLTYLCTDDRTGNEVALKESKPSKGRLSAHLLEREADVMKRLHHPAIPDLLDVFTSGRRSYIVTQYIRGQTLEDCIFEQGLQYTERECLELAGQLLAPVAHVHEQGYIHGDVRIPNVILREGTVHLIDFGLARRLGEPLLPELKRRMREVPEPEDEPATPDHDLQDIGHFLLFMLYSAYEPEKGREPASWQEELKLTPELHQMLERLLGLRPGYEGGATELQAEIEKVLLKLL; from the coding sequence ATGAAGACTGGCAACGGATTGCTCGATATAGAATTAGTCCGGGAGCATCGGGAAGCTGGCGTGGGAGGATCTGTGGAGCTGCGACGAAGTTGGCAAAGATTGCTCGGACTATGGACTGACCGTTCTCGGCGTGAGGGGACGGCCATTGCTGAGCGTTATACAATACAGGAATTGCTGGGTATGGGGAGCTATGGGCTAACGTATCTGTGTACAGATGACCGGACCGGCAATGAAGTGGCATTGAAGGAGTCAAAGCCCAGCAAGGGCAGACTCTCTGCGCATCTGTTGGAGCGGGAGGCGGACGTGATGAAACGTCTGCACCATCCGGCGATCCCTGATCTATTGGACGTGTTCACATCCGGGAGACGAAGTTATATCGTTACCCAGTATATTCGTGGACAGACGCTGGAAGATTGCATATTTGAGCAAGGTCTTCAATATACGGAGCGGGAATGCCTGGAACTGGCAGGTCAACTGCTGGCCCCGGTAGCTCATGTGCATGAGCAGGGATATATTCATGGAGATGTGCGGATTCCCAATGTTATTTTACGTGAAGGGACGGTGCATCTGATTGACTTTGGCCTGGCAAGACGCTTGGGGGAGCCGTTGTTGCCGGAGCTGAAGCGACGTATGCGAGAAGTACCTGAGCCTGAAGATGAACCGGCTACACCGGATCATGATCTGCAGGACATCGGTCACTTTCTTCTATTTATGCTGTATTCCGCCTATGAGCCAGAGAAGGGCCGAGAACCAGCGAGCTGGCAGGAGGAACTCAAGCTTACACCGGAATTGCACCAGATGCTGGAGCGACTCCTTGGACTCCGTCCAGGTTATGAGGGTGGGGCGACAGAGTTACAGGCAGAGATTGAGAAAGTGTTGCTGAAATTACTATGA
- the map gene encoding type I methionyl aminopeptidase — MITLKTKEQIEYMQKAGEILAACHREIAKMIRPGITTQEIDQFAEAFMKKNGATPEQKGYNGYQYATCASVNDVICHGFPGKYALKDGDIVTIDMVVNLNGWLADSAWSYAVGEVTPEAQHLLDVTKTSLYKGIELAVVGNRIGDISHAIQVYAEGEGLSVVREFIGHGIGEKMHEEPQVPHYGPPHRGPRLKEGMVITIEPMLNIGTYRSKLDSDGWTARTMDGSLSAQYEHTIAITADGPVILTAQ; from the coding sequence ATGATTACGTTGAAGACCAAAGAACAGATTGAATATATGCAAAAAGCCGGAGAAATTCTCGCCGCGTGCCATAGAGAAATTGCAAAAATGATTCGTCCGGGCATCACGACACAGGAGATCGATCAGTTTGCAGAGGCTTTTATGAAGAAAAATGGCGCTACGCCGGAACAAAAGGGATACAATGGATACCAATATGCGACATGTGCGTCGGTTAATGATGTGATCTGTCACGGGTTCCCGGGAAAATATGCACTGAAAGACGGCGATATCGTCACAATCGACATGGTTGTTAATCTGAATGGCTGGCTGGCCGATTCGGCCTGGTCTTATGCCGTAGGTGAAGTGACTCCGGAAGCACAACATCTGCTGGATGTAACCAAAACCTCCTTGTACAAAGGAATTGAACTTGCCGTGGTTGGCAACCGGATCGGAGATATCTCCCATGCCATTCAAGTGTATGCAGAGGGTGAAGGTCTGTCGGTTGTACGTGAGTTTATTGGACACGGGATCGGTGAGAAGATGCATGAGGAACCACAAGTCCCTCATTATGGTCCACCACATCGGGGCCCACGTCTCAAGGAAGGCATGGTTATTACCATTGAACCGATGCTGAACATCGGTACGTACCGCAGCAAGCTGGATTCGGATGGATGGACTGCGCGTACTATGGATGGAAGTCTGTCTGCCCAGTATGAACATACGATTGCGATTACAGCAGACGGTCCTGTGATTTTGACAGCACAATAA
- a CDS encoding NADP-dependent oxidoreductase codes for MSVNKQIVLASRPEGAPSRENFKFIDAPLPEPEAGQVLVRTLYLSVDPYMRGRMKDTKSYAAPYALNEVIKGGAIGQVVESSEPNLRKGDLVSGMWGWQQYAAVNTADLSLIDTEEAPITAYLGALGLTGLTAYFGMEDIGKPKDGETVVVSGAAGAVGMIAGQIGKIVGARVVGIAGSDEKCEYLKEKLGFDVVLNYKKEQDMSAAIERACPDGVDVYFDNVGGDISDAVLRHINRNARIPLCGQISSYNLEKPDIGMRPQTLLLTNTALMKGFLLGDYTKSFKEGRAKLAKWIKEGHIQYEENIVDGFEQTPEAFMGLFSGDNLGKQLVKVADPE; via the coding sequence GTGTCTGTAAATAAACAGATCGTACTTGCGTCTCGTCCTGAAGGTGCCCCATCCAGAGAGAATTTCAAATTTATTGATGCACCCCTTCCTGAACCGGAAGCTGGGCAAGTCCTGGTACGTACATTATATTTGTCGGTCGATCCGTACATGCGGGGCCGCATGAAAGATACAAAATCATATGCTGCACCGTACGCATTGAATGAAGTGATTAAGGGTGGAGCCATTGGACAGGTTGTGGAATCCTCGGAACCGAACCTGCGCAAAGGAGATCTCGTATCCGGCATGTGGGGCTGGCAGCAATATGCCGCAGTGAATACGGCGGACCTTTCGCTGATTGATACCGAAGAAGCACCAATCACGGCTTACCTGGGTGCGCTGGGCCTGACGGGTCTGACGGCTTATTTTGGTATGGAGGACATCGGCAAACCCAAGGACGGCGAAACGGTAGTTGTATCGGGAGCAGCCGGAGCGGTAGGTATGATTGCAGGTCAGATTGGTAAAATCGTAGGAGCACGCGTGGTCGGCATTGCGGGCTCTGACGAGAAATGTGAGTATTTGAAAGAAAAACTGGGCTTCGACGTGGTGTTGAACTACAAGAAGGAACAGGATATGTCAGCGGCCATTGAACGGGCTTGCCCGGATGGCGTAGACGTCTACTTCGACAATGTGGGTGGTGACATCTCGGATGCCGTCCTACGCCACATCAATCGAAATGCACGTATTCCGTTATGCGGTCAGATCTCGTCCTATAATCTGGAGAAGCCGGATATCGGGATGCGCCCACAGACGCTGCTGTTAACGAATACAGCATTAATGAAAGGTTTCCTGCTGGGTGACTATACGAAATCCTTCAAGGAAGGCCGCGCCAAATTGGCGAAATGGATTAAGGAAGGTCACATCCAGTATGAAGAGAACATTGTAGACGGGTTCGAACAGACACCGGAAGCATTTATGGGTCTTTTCTCGGGAGATAATCTGGGCAAGCAGCTGGTTAAAGTTGCAGATCCTGAATAG